The following are encoded in a window of Psychrobacter sp. P11F6 genomic DNA:
- a CDS encoding GTP-binding protein translates to MNYQKLAIIGEVGAGKTRLVKTLSEISPIETEAKSSIDIGKEYTTVGIDYGRITLSDDMALGIYGVPGQERFSFLWEFVNQSLWGLLILIRYGETPDYANLDKLLHFFAPEKNQTTCIIGITHCEDADKDSLSALGQEIRVMLMQHNVVAPVLHTDPRNRESAVSLLSLFNTLNNQD, encoded by the coding sequence TTGAATTATCAGAAGCTAGCAATCATTGGTGAAGTAGGTGCTGGAAAAACTCGGTTGGTCAAGACATTAAGCGAGATAAGCCCCATCGAAACAGAAGCAAAATCTAGTATTGATATCGGTAAAGAGTACACGACGGTCGGCATCGATTATGGGCGCATCACTCTGTCTGACGATATGGCGCTAGGTATTTACGGTGTGCCAGGTCAAGAGCGGTTTTCTTTTTTATGGGAGTTTGTCAATCAGTCGCTATGGGGATTGCTCATTTTGATTAGATATGGCGAGACACCCGATTATGCCAATTTAGATAAGCTGTTACACTTTTTTGCGCCAGAAAAAAATCAGACCACGTGTATCATTGGTATCACTCATTGCGAAGATGCTGACAAAGATAGCCTTTCAGCACTGGGACAAGAAATAAGAGTGATGTTGATGCAGCATAACGTGGTGGCACCTGTGCTGCATACAGATCCTAGAAACAGAGAGTCCGCCGTGTCTCTGTTGTCATTATTTAATACCCTTAATAATCAAGACTAA
- the nadR gene encoding multifunctional transcriptional regulator/nicotinamide-nucleotide adenylyltransferase/ribosylnicotinamide kinase NadR, producing MYESGLMIGHFEPLHLGQMRSILAAAGQANTLHIIIMAHPAPHPDFDITLQDKARWLQMACADLPFIQIHTTHEIELPLHDSFVDVTIDIPASNAKLQRLTRALDLPAETVLFVAENHPLAQSDVYERLSMPVITTPLQPEFDSYAIARNPVAHWSAIHPQARGDYTKTVAIVGGESSGKTTLVHKLANYYGASFALEMGRLYVGTDLGGSEVGLQYNDYGPIALQHAQAIRDAAANATAPVTIVDTDFVTTQAFCEEYEGCSHPFVAACIDEFRLDHTIMLDNNTPWIDDGMRSLGTPEARGRFERRLVDIFARHDIKPHMVDQPDYDARYQQALLLIDQYVYGR from the coding sequence ATGTACGAGTCAGGATTGATGATTGGACATTTTGAGCCACTACATTTAGGTCAAATGCGCAGTATATTGGCTGCGGCAGGACAAGCGAATACCTTGCATATTATCATTATGGCGCATCCAGCACCGCATCCAGATTTTGACATTACTTTGCAAGACAAAGCACGTTGGCTACAGATGGCGTGTGCTGATTTACCATTTATCCAGATTCATACCACTCATGAGATTGAGCTGCCACTACATGATAGCTTCGTCGATGTGACAATCGACATTCCCGCCAGCAATGCCAAACTACAACGTTTGACGAGAGCGCTCGACTTACCAGCAGAGACAGTCTTGTTTGTCGCAGAAAACCACCCATTGGCGCAGAGTGATGTCTATGAGCGATTATCGATGCCAGTCATCACGACCCCGCTACAGCCTGAGTTTGATTCTTATGCCATCGCTCGTAATCCAGTCGCACATTGGTCAGCTATTCACCCGCAAGCGCGCGGCGACTATACCAAAACGGTGGCGATTGTTGGCGGTGAAAGCTCAGGTAAGACCACATTGGTGCATAAACTGGCCAATTATTATGGCGCCAGCTTTGCTTTAGAGATGGGACGATTATATGTCGGTACTGATTTGGGCGGTAGTGAAGTCGGTCTACAATACAATGACTATGGTCCGATTGCCCTTCAGCATGCTCAAGCTATAAGAGATGCGGCGGCTAATGCGACCGCTCCTGTCACCATCGTTGATACCGATTTTGTGACTACTCAAGCATTCTGTGAAGAATATGAAGGTTGCAGCCATCCTTTTGTGGCGGCTTGCATCGATGAGTTTCGCTTAGATCATACCATTATGCTGGATAACAATACGCCGTGGATTGATGATGGCATGCGCTCATTGGGCACGCCTGAGGCGCGTGGACGCTTTGAGCGACGTCTTGTCGATATTTTTGCTCGTCATGATATCAAACCGCACATGGTTGATCAGCCAGATTACGATGCGCGCTATCAGCAAGCGCTGCTGCTTATCGATCAGTATGTTTATGGTAGATAG
- a CDS encoding PspC domain-containing protein — MAKLAKLHRSQNNRMIAGVMGGIAEYVGWSPTWVRVLFVIISSLSAAVPGILIYIILWIIMPKATNASYQ; from the coding sequence TTGGCTAAACTAGCAAAACTACATCGCTCACAGAACAATCGCATGATAGCAGGTGTGATGGGTGGCATTGCCGAATACGTTGGCTGGTCACCGACTTGGGTGAGAGTATTATTCGTGATTATCTCATCTTTGAGTGCAGCAGTACCTGGCATCTTAATTTATATAATTTTATGGATAATCATGCCAAAAGCGACTAATGCGTCTTACCAATAA
- a CDS encoding DUF2892 domain-containing protein → MEINIGSTERLLRIIAGVVIIGLGLYFQSWWGVIGLVPLLTGLFRFCPLYKMLGMNTCKR, encoded by the coding sequence ATGGAAATTAATATCGGCAGTACTGAGCGTTTACTACGTATTATCGCGGGTGTCGTGATTATCGGCTTGGGTTTGTATTTTCAAAGCTGGTGGGGCGTGATTGGCTTAGTGCCATTACTCACAGGACTCTTCCGCTTTTGTCCTTTGTATAAAATGCTTGGGATGAATACCTGCAAGCGTTAA
- a CDS encoding M48 family metallopeptidase has protein sequence MKKLLTSTVMAASLSALALTGCTSTTSTGAVGVDRQQLLLVSSEQVLQLSAQSYAKTLQEAKARGVLDTNKAQLNRLKNIANRLVGQVGVYRPDAAKWQWEVHTIKSNELNAFVVPGGKIMFYSGIIDRLNLTDDEIAAIMGHEMSHALREHSRERLSRQYATQTGIGVAASIFGLSQGQAELANVAGDLGLSRPHSRTQEAEADQIGLELMARAGYNPQAAVTLWQKMQSASQGEPPQFLSTHPTSSNRIAQLQSLMPKVMPLYQKARR, from the coding sequence ATGAAAAAATTACTGACCAGCACCGTGATGGCCGCTTCATTGTCGGCACTAGCCCTGACAGGTTGTACCAGCACCACCAGTACCGGTGCCGTTGGCGTTGACCGTCAGCAGCTTTTACTGGTTTCTAGTGAGCAAGTTTTGCAGCTGTCTGCACAGAGTTATGCCAAAACGTTGCAAGAAGCAAAAGCGCGCGGCGTGTTAGATACCAATAAGGCTCAGCTTAATCGCTTAAAGAACATCGCTAATCGTTTGGTCGGTCAGGTCGGTGTCTACCGTCCAGATGCGGCGAAATGGCAATGGGAAGTGCATACGATCAAATCTAATGAGCTGAATGCCTTTGTGGTACCGGGTGGTAAAATCATGTTTTACTCGGGTATCATTGACCGCCTGAATCTCACGGATGACGAGATTGCGGCCATTATGGGTCATGAGATGTCACATGCGCTGCGTGAGCATTCACGTGAGCGCCTATCGCGTCAGTATGCGACGCAGACTGGTATCGGCGTGGCTGCTAGCATATTTGGACTGTCACAAGGTCAAGCTGAACTAGCAAACGTTGCTGGGGATTTGGGGCTGAGCCGTCCACACAGTCGCACACAAGAAGCTGAAGCCGATCAGATTGGTCTAGAGTTAATGGCACGTGCTGGCTATAATCCGCAAGCAGCGGTTACCTTATGGCAAAAAATGCAAAGCGCGAGTCAAGGTGAGCCACCGCAGTTCTTAAGCACTCACCCGACCAGCAGCAACCGTATTGCTCAGTTGCAATCATTAATGCCTAAAGTGATGCCGCTTTATCAAAAAGCGCGTCGCTAA
- the pnuC gene encoding nicotinamide riboside transporter PnuC: MRIQLLDNITGKWAMQWIVTWFICGVIALSAGFWLTTEHTTLDMFYLGVSFVGLVCVVSLSFRKNVMGNGLGMAATAGEVVVQATSGAVGLMLAPLFNFFTHVYGIFYWSKHTDPDGDMIPKAASKAVWLITAAFIIIGLALFPTVNNLLASYGYAVVEDDNSKFLGFISFFWINVIAFVLSITAQAAMILRYSFNWWLWIIVNFVWLIVNLMSGNYIFAIQTMIYQINAFIGLYEWQRSEQG, translated from the coding sequence ATGCGTATTCAGCTATTAGATAATATTACTGGAAAGTGGGCGATGCAATGGATTGTCACTTGGTTCATTTGCGGGGTAATAGCCTTATCCGCAGGTTTTTGGCTCACAACAGAACATACCACGCTTGATATGTTTTATTTGGGCGTGTCTTTCGTTGGTTTGGTCTGTGTGGTTTCGCTATCATTTCGCAAAAACGTCATGGGCAACGGGTTGGGAATGGCAGCGACTGCGGGAGAAGTCGTCGTGCAGGCGACGTCTGGTGCAGTCGGTTTGATGCTCGCGCCACTCTTTAACTTTTTCACCCATGTCTACGGTATTTTTTATTGGTCAAAACATACCGATCCTGATGGCGACATGATACCAAAGGCGGCGAGCAAAGCGGTTTGGTTGATTACCGCCGCCTTTATTATTATTGGTCTCGCACTTTTTCCCACGGTAAATAATTTACTAGCCAGCTATGGCTATGCAGTGGTTGAAGATGATAATAGTAAATTCCTAGGATTTATCTCCTTCTTTTGGATCAACGTCATTGCTTTTGTCCTCTCCATTACTGCACAAGCCGCGATGATTTTGCGCTATTCATTTAACTGGTGGTTATGGATTATCGTTAACTTTGTCTGGCTCATCGTCAATCTAATGTCAGGCAATTACATTTTTGCCATTCAAACCATGATATATCAAATAAACGCCTTTATTGGTTTGTATGAATGGCAGCGCAGTGAACAAGGTTAG
- a CDS encoding SirB2 family protein, giving the protein MKHLHMLMAVLLIALFLYQSYLVLSSNKQAPRVVKISSHILYALIIVSGAVMLMQLMSANAPIQWVFAKVILLVAAISASIKAFNNNATSSQRKTGILIAGAAYVGIVVLAFAKPGNLF; this is encoded by the coding sequence ATGAAACATCTACACATGCTCATGGCTGTATTGCTCATTGCCCTGTTTTTATATCAGAGCTATTTGGTATTAAGCTCAAACAAGCAAGCGCCACGCGTGGTTAAAATCTCTTCGCACATTCTCTATGCCCTCATTATTGTGTCAGGGGCAGTCATGCTAATGCAGCTGATGAGTGCCAATGCACCCATACAATGGGTATTTGCAAAAGTAATCTTACTCGTTGCGGCTATCAGTGCCAGTATCAAAGCGTTTAATAATAACGCCACATCTAGCCAAAGAAAGACCGGTATTCTTATTGCTGGAGCGGCATATGTGGGCATTGTGGTACTAGCCTTTGCTAAACCTGGTAACTTATTTTAA
- a CDS encoding roadblock/LC7 domain-containing protein has translation MTMLKEKLDEKSPAKIALLSHMKALCDANREVILVSLCTTDGFPISCFSISELSNQTDKFAAMSSTLSALSDSSASQMKQGKCDITIVEATAGNMLFVKTDYIGKPCVLTVVAQNKMALAEARYKTKKLIGAISAITE, from the coding sequence ATGACTATGTTAAAAGAAAAATTAGACGAAAAATCACCAGCAAAAATAGCGTTATTAAGCCACATGAAAGCATTGTGTGACGCCAATAGAGAAGTCATATTGGTTAGCTTATGCACCACAGATGGCTTTCCCATTAGTTGCTTTTCGATCAGTGAATTGAGCAATCAAACGGACAAGTTTGCGGCGATGAGTAGCACACTATCAGCGCTGAGCGATTCATCCGCGAGTCAAATGAAGCAGGGCAAGTGCGACATCACTATTGTCGAAGCCACTGCTGGAAATATGCTATTTGTCAAAACTGACTATATCGGTAAGCCGTGTGTATTGACCGTGGTAGCGCAGAATAAGATGGCACTAGCAGAAGCAAGATATAAGACCAAAAAACTGATTGGTGCCATTTCTGCTATCACTGAGTAA
- a CDS encoding BolA family protein, translating to MSKTPTADALNAELQALQPQHIELLNESMNHSGYFDGKESHFKLTIVSDAFEGKRLVARHQLVYGLANSLLTSQGGQVHALAIHAYTPIEWRGQSPDSPLCAGQNKG from the coding sequence ATGAGTAAAACACCGACCGCTGATGCGCTCAATGCTGAGCTACAAGCGTTGCAGCCGCAACATATAGAATTGTTGAATGAGTCAATGAATCATTCTGGTTATTTTGATGGTAAAGAAAGCCATTTTAAGCTTACGATTGTTAGTGATGCTTTTGAAGGCAAAAGATTGGTCGCACGGCATCAGCTTGTATATGGACTGGCAAACTCCTTATTAACCTCGCAAGGCGGTCAAGTCCATGCTTTAGCGATTCATGCTTACACCCCAATAGAATGGCGAGGTCAAAGCCCTGATAGTCCGTTATGTGCTGGACAAAACAAGGGCTAA
- a CDS encoding amidohydrolase family protein, with amino-acid sequence MPDLLIKNAQLPNHKNLVNISINGAYIESIDDISKKTENDDASKAIYDAKGYFVCAGFYESHIHLDKACILDRCTIEQGDLNEAVEETGKAKKDFTEVDVFNRAARVIEMAIKKGTVGLRTFVETDSKTEMRAFNAIKKARDTYTFAIDIEICAFAQSGLTNDLHTHELLKLALSQGADLVGGCPYKDENPHKHIEMVFDLAEQFDVDVDFHLDFDLDPQGSSIPKLVEETIKRHYQGRVSIGHVTKLSAMDKDKRMEMAALLKFADITLTVLPATDIFLNGRDYDALIPRGMVNANELLAMGINTTISSNNILNAFTPYGDASLIRMANMYANITQLAKDEQIAEVFDMISKNAAKLLSQQTEIKVGALATLVILEAKGAVEAIRINSQAIAGFKNGKQTFCNEVAHICF; translated from the coding sequence ATGCCCGATTTACTTATAAAAAATGCCCAATTACCCAATCATAAAAACTTGGTCAATATCAGTATAAACGGCGCTTATATTGAGAGCATTGACGACATTTCGAAAAAAACTGAAAATGATGATGCGTCAAAAGCAATTTACGATGCTAAAGGTTACTTTGTCTGTGCAGGATTCTATGAGAGCCACATTCACCTTGATAAAGCCTGCATCCTTGATCGTTGTACTATAGAGCAAGGTGATTTAAACGAGGCTGTTGAAGAAACAGGTAAGGCTAAAAAGGATTTTACGGAAGTAGATGTGTTTAATCGTGCTGCACGAGTGATTGAGATGGCGATTAAAAAAGGCACCGTTGGTCTGCGTACCTTTGTTGAAACAGATTCAAAAACAGAGATGCGTGCCTTTAATGCCATCAAAAAAGCCCGCGATACCTATACATTTGCCATCGATATAGAGATTTGCGCCTTTGCGCAATCAGGATTGACCAATGACCTGCATACTCATGAGCTACTCAAACTGGCATTGTCACAAGGCGCTGATTTGGTTGGCGGCTGTCCATACAAAGATGAGAATCCTCACAAGCATATTGAAATGGTGTTTGACTTGGCTGAGCAGTTTGACGTCGATGTTGATTTTCATTTAGATTTTGATCTGGATCCACAAGGCTCAAGCATTCCAAAATTGGTTGAAGAAACCATCAAGCGCCATTATCAAGGTCGCGTGTCTATTGGTCATGTGACCAAACTATCGGCGATGGACAAAGACAAACGTATGGAAATGGCTGCGTTACTGAAATTCGCTGACATTACCTTGACGGTGTTACCAGCCACCGACATATTTTTGAATGGGCGTGATTATGATGCGCTCATTCCTAGAGGCATGGTCAACGCCAATGAGCTATTAGCAATGGGCATCAATACGACTATTTCTAGTAATAATATTTTAAATGCTTTCACGCCTTACGGTGATGCCTCACTGATTAGAATGGCAAATATGTATGCCAATATCACTCAATTAGCAAAAGATGAGCAGATAGCGGAGGTATTCGATATGATTAGCAAAAATGCAGCGAAACTTTTGTCACAGCAAACGGAGATTAAAGTAGGAGCACTGGCTACCCTAGTCATATTAGAAGCGAAAGGCGCGGTAGAAGCGATTAGAATCAATTCGCAAGCCATCGCAGGCTTTAAGAATGGCAAGCAAACTTTTTGCAATGAGGTCGCCCATATTTGCTTTTAA
- a CDS encoding BLUF domain-containing protein gives MKCIAYVSRVPISDRTIRMPTGLSDIVSVSRKHNPKSQITGIISYRDGQYLQVLEGPYLEVDKLMIKIASDPRHEDLWVFLDVRVIKRSFNNWAVSVFDFVDQGNFFNAFIENNSAVLNSFNEYQQRRIQPFIDIKKSDTVPEKYYEGKDLRLLAWPDLNNESQPQMMMNLCIKLTKKPYSFNALADSGDFGSHHQVTQIIREFDRLGLLSVTEAAPIHEQTVNEKKPNKFYGAIKKFLGMR, from the coding sequence ATGAAGTGTATTGCGTACGTCAGTAGAGTGCCTATCAGTGATCGTACTATTCGAATGCCTACTGGGTTATCAGACATCGTTAGCGTCTCTCGTAAGCACAATCCAAAATCGCAAATTACGGGTATCATCTCTTACCGTGACGGTCAGTATCTGCAAGTGCTAGAAGGCCCTTATCTTGAAGTAGACAAGTTAATGATTAAGATAGCTTCTGATCCTAGACATGAAGATCTTTGGGTGTTTTTGGATGTGCGCGTGATCAAACGCAGCTTTAATAATTGGGCTGTGAGCGTGTTTGATTTTGTGGATCAAGGCAACTTTTTTAATGCGTTCATTGAGAATAATAGCGCTGTGTTAAACAGCTTTAATGAATATCAACAAAGACGTATTCAACCGTTTATTGATATAAAAAAATCTGATACGGTGCCTGAAAAGTATTATGAAGGTAAGGATTTAAGATTGTTGGCATGGCCTGATCTCAATAATGAAAGCCAGCCGCAGATGATGATGAACCTGTGTATCAAATTGACTAAAAAGCCTTATTCGTTTAATGCACTAGCGGATAGTGGTGATTTTGGCAGCCATCATCAAGTCACACAGATTATCAGAGAGTTTGATCGTTTAGGTTTATTGAGTGTCACAGAGGCAGCACCGATACATGAGCAAACCGTAAATGAGAAAAAGCCTAACAAATTTTATGGTGCGATCAAAAAATTCTTAGGAATGAGGTAA
- the glyQ gene encoding glycine--tRNA ligase subunit alpha, producing the protein MTFQDLILTLQNYWADKGCVILQPYDMEVGAGTFHTATFLRSLGPERWNAAYVQPSRRPTDGRYGDNPNRLQHYYQFQVVLKPNPPNIQELYLDSLRAIGIDPLVHDVRFVEDNWESPTLGAWGLGWEIWLNGMEVTQFTYFQQVGGLECFPVTGEITYGLERLAMYVQGVDSVYDLVWADGEFGRVTYGDVFHQNEVEQSTYNFEHADVPMMGQMFDFYEQQADKLVAEGLPLPAYEMVLKASHAFNLLDARGAISVTERQRFILRVRTLARKVAIGYVEARAKLGFPLADEAHRQAALDKYLPKEEAAENTEINQAIDNNQSTNNNK; encoded by the coding sequence ATGACGTTTCAGGATTTAATTCTAACCCTACAGAATTATTGGGCAGATAAGGGCTGTGTTATCTTGCAGCCTTATGATATGGAAGTCGGCGCGGGTACTTTTCACACCGCGACATTTTTACGCTCATTAGGTCCTGAGCGTTGGAATGCTGCCTATGTGCAGCCGTCACGTCGTCCAACCGATGGTCGCTACGGTGACAACCCCAACCGCTTGCAACATTACTATCAGTTTCAAGTGGTGCTAAAGCCAAACCCACCTAATATCCAAGAGCTGTATTTGGACTCGCTAAGAGCCATTGGTATCGATCCATTGGTGCACGATGTGCGTTTCGTTGAAGACAACTGGGAATCGCCAACGCTGGGTGCGTGGGGATTAGGCTGGGAGATTTGGCTCAACGGTATGGAAGTGACGCAGTTTACGTATTTCCAGCAAGTAGGCGGTCTTGAGTGCTTCCCGGTGACTGGTGAAATCACTTATGGACTTGAGCGCTTGGCGATGTATGTACAAGGCGTCGATAGCGTTTATGATTTGGTCTGGGCAGATGGTGAGTTTGGTCGCGTCACTTATGGCGATGTTTTCCATCAAAACGAAGTTGAGCAGTCGACTTATAACTTTGAGCACGCAGATGTGCCGATGATGGGTCAGATGTTTGACTTTTATGAGCAGCAAGCAGATAAGTTGGTTGCCGAAGGTTTGCCATTACCTGCTTATGAGATGGTACTAAAAGCTTCGCATGCCTTTAACTTGCTCGATGCGCGCGGTGCGATTTCAGTGACCGAACGTCAGCGTTTTATCCTACGTGTGCGTACGCTTGCCCGTAAGGTTGCCATTGGTTACGTTGAAGCACGCGCTAAGTTAGGCTTTCCATTAGCGGATGAGGCACATCGTCAAGCGGCGCTCGATAAGTATTTGCCAAAAGAAGAAGCCGCTGAGAATACAGAAATCAATCAAGCTATTGATAACAATCAATCTACTAATAACAATAAATAG
- the trxC gene encoding thioredoxin TrxC codes for MIEQNSHLVCPHCQATNRIPAAKLSAAPNCGKCGQPLLTGSLHELNAQTVRKVIQKNEVLTIVDFWASWCQPCLMMAPQFKAAAAQLPQVVFAKIQTDKYEQAAAPYNIRSLPTMVAFKNGREISRQSGALPSDQIVQWVQSLHS; via the coding sequence ATGATTGAGCAAAACTCTCATCTGGTCTGCCCACATTGTCAGGCAACCAACCGCATACCAGCAGCCAAACTTAGTGCTGCGCCAAATTGTGGCAAATGTGGTCAGCCGTTATTAACGGGAAGTCTTCATGAACTAAACGCCCAAACGGTTCGTAAAGTCATTCAAAAAAATGAAGTCTTGACCATCGTTGATTTTTGGGCGAGTTGGTGTCAGCCGTGTCTAATGATGGCACCGCAGTTCAAAGCCGCAGCGGCTCAACTGCCACAAGTAGTGTTTGCCAAAATACAAACCGATAAATATGAGCAAGCGGCGGCACCTTATAATATTCGCAGTTTGCCAACCATGGTGGCTTTTAAAAATGGTAGAGAGATATCACGGCAGTCAGGTGCGTTACCTAGCGATCAAATTGTTCAGTGGGTACAAAGCTTACATTCTTGA
- a CDS encoding glucose 1-dehydrogenase, whose product MQEFKHRAFNELFDLSGKTAIVTGGANGIGKATALRLAQAGANIAVADLKLEDAKAAVKDIEAYGVKGLAVECNILKDEDLVSMVDKVVAEFGTVNILINNAGGGGGGRENPATASVDDIRRDFDLNVFSGWRLSQLCVPHMKASGYGSIVFTTSMSSINKSLNMSGYAGSKAAVNHMVANLAHDFGPEVRVNAVGPGATRTDALKTVLTPEIEKKMLEHTPIQRLGEADDIAGAMLYFAAPLSEWVSGQTIFVNGGGVQTLD is encoded by the coding sequence ATGCAAGAATTCAAACATAGAGCATTTAATGAATTATTTGATCTGTCAGGAAAAACCGCAATTGTGACGGGTGGTGCAAATGGTATTGGTAAAGCAACGGCGTTACGTCTAGCACAAGCTGGGGCAAACATCGCTGTTGCTGATCTAAAATTAGAAGATGCAAAGGCTGCGGTCAAGGATATCGAAGCTTATGGTGTAAAAGGCTTGGCAGTCGAGTGTAATATCTTGAAAGATGAAGATTTGGTCTCTATGGTAGATAAGGTCGTCGCTGAATTTGGTACTGTCAATATTTTAATCAATAATGCTGGCGGCGGCGGCGGTGGTCGTGAAAACCCAGCCACAGCATCGGTCGATGATATTCGCCGTGACTTTGATTTGAATGTTTTTAGTGGCTGGCGCTTGTCTCAATTATGCGTGCCACATATGAAAGCGTCGGGTTATGGCTCGATTGTATTTACCACTTCGATGTCGAGTATCAATAAAAGCCTGAACATGAGTGGTTATGCGGGTTCAAAAGCGGCTGTCAATCATATGGTGGCGAACTTGGCACATGATTTTGGCCCTGAGGTACGCGTCAATGCGGTTGGACCTGGTGCCACGCGTACTGATGCGTTAAAAACTGTACTAACACCAGAAATCGAAAAGAAAATGCTAGAGCATACGCCGATTCAACGTTTGGGTGAAGCCGATGATATCGCTGGTGCTATGCTGTATTTTGCCGCACCACTATCTGAGTGGGTCAGTGGTCAAACCATATTTGTGAATGGCGGCGGTGTGCAAACCTTGGACTAA
- a CDS encoding MBL fold metallo-hydrolase has translation MQVHSFLHSDTETYTHVLADVQQQVCAIIDPVLDFDAKSGRTSTTSVDEVIEFVREHGWELVYIIETHAHADHISAAIHVKDTLGGQLVIGQHITEVQKIFKQIFNFDTSFRTDASQFDILTDEGDTLALGNITITVMYVPGHTPADMAYIATDDEKTVVFVGDTLFAPDVGTARCDFPGGDAKTLYHSIKKLLALPEDTIIYLCHDYPSKGRQHCPTTTVAAQKLGNIHVKDGINEAEFVQMRERRDATLDMPRLIIPSVQVNIDAGHFPEPEDNGTRYLKVPINVLGQ, from the coding sequence ATGCAAGTTCATTCATTCTTACATAGCGACACAGAAACTTATACTCACGTACTCGCGGACGTTCAACAACAAGTCTGTGCCATCATCGATCCTGTATTGGATTTTGATGCTAAGTCAGGGCGCACTAGTACTACTAGCGTCGATGAGGTGATAGAGTTCGTCCGCGAGCATGGTTGGGAGCTGGTTTACATCATAGAGACTCATGCGCATGCTGACCATATATCCGCCGCGATACATGTCAAAGATACACTCGGTGGGCAGTTGGTAATCGGTCAACATATCACCGAAGTGCAAAAAATATTTAAGCAAATATTCAACTTTGATACCAGCTTTCGCACCGATGCCAGCCAGTTCGATATTCTAACGGATGAGGGCGATACTTTGGCGCTTGGCAATATTACTATTACGGTCATGTATGTACCGGGTCATACGCCGGCAGATATGGCCTATATTGCTACTGATGATGAAAAGACCGTGGTCTTTGTTGGTGATACTTTATTTGCTCCTGATGTCGGGACGGCTCGCTGTGACTTTCCAGGTGGGGATGCCAAGACGCTGTACCACTCAATCAAGAAGCTCCTTGCGCTCCCTGAAGATACGATAATATATCTGTGCCATGATTATCCAAGCAAGGGTCGCCAGCACTGTCCAACCACGACTGTCGCTGCACAAAAACTGGGCAATATCCATGTCAAAGATGGCATTAATGAAGCAGAGTTTGTGCAAATGCGTGAGCGCCGCGATGCCACTCTTGACATGCCGCGTCTAATTATTCCATCGGTACAAGTAAACATCGATGCAGGTCATTTCCCAGAGCCAGAAGACAATGGTACCCGTTATCTCAAAGTACCGATTAATGTACTTGGGCAATAA
- a CDS encoding DUF962 domain-containing protein, giving the protein MSRTQQKRLSKRTLEQWLSEYSVSHQNLVNKKIHWLCVPTIFVSLLGMGMSLSVWFTLVLSALVLLFYMRLSTPLFLAMGMFILICLSVMALLPWSFKVWAAVFVVAWIGQFIGHKIEGKKPSFFEDLQFLLIGPAWVANSLIGRKKSQT; this is encoded by the coding sequence ATGTCTCGTACTCAGCAAAAACGCCTGTCTAAACGCACACTTGAGCAATGGCTTAGTGAATATTCTGTCAGTCATCAAAACCTAGTCAATAAGAAGATCCATTGGCTATGCGTTCCTACTATATTTGTCAGCCTGTTAGGCATGGGCATGTCGCTATCAGTTTGGTTTACCTTGGTACTTAGCGCGTTGGTATTGTTATTTTATATGCGTCTATCCACGCCGTTATTCTTGGCAATGGGGATGTTTATTCTTATTTGTTTGTCAGTAATGGCATTATTACCATGGAGCTTTAAGGTTTGGGCAGCTGTTTTTGTGGTTGCTTGGATTGGACAGTTCATCGGTCATAAAATTGAAGGCAAAAAACCCTCGTTTTTTGAAGACTTACAATTCTTATTAATTGGTCCAGCATGGGTAGCTAATAGCTTGATAGGTCGTAAAAAAAGCCAAACCTAA